One window from the genome of Vibrio vulnificus NBRC 15645 = ATCC 27562 encodes:
- a CDS encoding DMT family protein yields the protein MNPIVVSVGLLICSNVFMTFAWYAHLKELNNKPWIIAALVSWGIALFEYLLQVPANRIGYTALNVGQLKILQEVITLMVFVPFSVFYLREPLKLDYLWAGLCLVGAVYFAFRSKFS from the coding sequence GTGAACCCTATTGTTGTTAGTGTTGGCTTGTTAATTTGTAGCAATGTTTTTATGACATTTGCTTGGTACGCCCATCTCAAAGAGTTGAACAATAAACCATGGATTATTGCAGCATTGGTGAGTTGGGGGATCGCACTTTTTGAATACCTGCTCCAAGTACCTGCGAACCGCATTGGATACACGGCACTCAATGTAGGCCAGCTTAAAATTCTACAAGAAGTGATTACCTTGATGGTGTTTGTGCCGTTCTCTGTGTTCTATTTACGTGAACCACTGAAACTAGATTACCTGTGGGCTGGTTTGTGTTTGGTTGGCGCCGTCTATTTTGCGTTTCGCAGTAAGTTTTCATAA
- a CDS encoding cold-shock protein yields MSGKMTGTVKWFNETKGFGFISQDNGGKDVFVHFRAIVSEGFKTLAEGQKVSFNVEEGQKGPQASNVTVI; encoded by the coding sequence ATGTCTGGTAAAATGACTGGTACAGTAAAATGGTTCAACGAGACTAAAGGTTTTGGTTTTATTTCTCAAGACAACGGCGGCAAAGATGTATTCGTACACTTCCGTGCTATCGTTTCTGAAGGCTTCAAAACTCTTGCTGAAGGTCAGAAAGTAAGCTTCAACGTTGAAGAAGGTCAAAAAGGCCCACAAGCTTCTAACGTTACAGTTATCTAA